CCCTCCAGCGGCGCTGCTGCTGCCGGAACGTGTGTTGAAATCGGCAGGTTGGTCAATTCGCGCGCCGGCGGCATCCGCACCAGCGACTCCTCGATCCAGCTTCCCTGCAGGATCGGCCGTTGCGCATAGCCGATCACCACGCCGTAGCGCACGATGGCTTCGCCTTCGGTCAGATCGCGCAGCGCAAGTTTATGGCCTTGGGGCACCCTGTCGCGTAGCACCAGTCCGCAGGGAAAAATCGAACCGGCCGGCAAGCCGCCGTCATTGGCGACGATGGCGACGTTATCCTGCTCCTGCATGCGAATGTACAGCGGCGCATTACTGCCCGCCGCCAACTTGCCTGCGGCTGGTGTTGCCTCGATCATGATTCCACTCCTGATAATTTCTTGTATGGCTGTCCTGCATCGTCCAATGGCTTGAGTTCGACGCGCTTGATGTCTTTCACTATCACCAGGTAGCTGATCACAGCCAGCAGTGCATTGGCGCCGACGTACACCAGCGCCCATTGGAAGGACCCGGTTTCCTTGATGATATAGCCGATCACGATCGGCGCTGTAATGCCGGCAATGTTGCCAAACATGTTGAACAGGCTGCCGGTAAGACCGATGATTTCTTTCGGCGAGGTATCCGCCACCACCGCCCAACCAATGCGCCGACGCCCTTGCCGAAGAAGGCCAGCGCCATGATGCCGACCACCAGCCATTGGGTATCGACGTAATTGCACAGGATCATGGTGGTCGACAGCAGCAGGCCGGCGACGATCGGAATCTTTCGGACCAAGTCAGCGAGACACCTCTCTTGATCAAGCGATCCGAGATCATGCCGCCCAGCACGCCACCGAGGAAGCCACAAATCGCCGGCAGCGAGGCCACGATGCCGGCTTTCAGGATCGACATGCCGCGTTCCTGCACCAGGTAAATCGGGAACCAGGTCAGGAAGAAATACGTGATGGTGTTGATGCAGTATTGGCCGAGATAAACACCTGCCAGCATGCGGTTGCACAGGAGCTGCTTGAGATAACCGAGCTTGACGCCGCGATTGACCTGGCTACCCTTGCCGGCGGCAATGCCCTGGTCCATCTCGACCAGGCCGCCACCGTCGCGGATATGCGCCAGTTCCGCCGGGCTGATGCGCGGGTGGTCTTTTGGATTATGCATCACCCGCATCCAGATCATGCTGAGCACCAAGCCGGCGACGCCATCACGACAAACGTTTCCGACCAGCCGTAGGCATGCGTGATCCAGGCCATCAAGGGCGCAAACAGCACGGTGGCGAAATATTGGGCGGAATTGAAAATTGCCGAAGCGGTGCCACGTTCGGCGGTGGGGAACCAGGCGGCGACGATGCGGCCATTGGCGGGAAAGAAGGCGCTTCGGCCAGTCCGACCATGAAACGCAACATGAATAATGCGGGAACGGCCCACAACACGCCGAGAAAATGCACGCCGCCTTGCAGCAGGGTGAACAGTGACCAGATGAAGATGCTTGCGGCGTAGACCCGTTTCGAACCGAAGCGGTCCAACAGCCAGCCGCCGGGCAATTGGCCCAGCACGTAAGCCCAACTGAAAGCCGAGAAGATGAATCCCATGGTGACCGCGTCGAAGCCCAACTCGCTCTTCATTGCAGTACCTGCAATGGATAAGATGGCGCGATCGGCGTAATTAAAGGTGGTCACCATGAACAGCATGAACAGGATCATGTAACGCACCCTGCCGCCGTGAGCCTGTGTCGGCGCACCCGTTTTGTCGATATTCAACTACGTCTCCTGTCTTTGCCAGAGCCGACGCTCGCAGGCAGCGGCGCCAAAGCACCGCAAGTTCCTGCTGCCTGGGTCCCGCACCGCATAAGGTACGAGGCCGAGCCAGGCTATTACAAGGCGCCGTTCTTATTGTTATAGATGCTTGGCTTACGCCAAACTCTTGCTATGTTATCAGTCATCCTACAACTTGAATCGTAGTATAATCAGCGAAAAATAATTTGGCAACTGGTTTACCTTTCCGCGGCCCCATCCATGAACACACCGCTCACTCCTCACCTTGCTCCGAGCGCCCCACGCAAAAAACACCGCAACCTGGCGCAGAGCGTGGTCGCCAATATTGCCGAAAGCATCCGTGGCGGCAGCATCAAGCCCGGCGACAAATTGCCGACCGAATCCGAATTGATGCGCACGCAAGGCGTCAGCCGCACCGTAATCCGCGAAGCCATTTCGCATCTGCAGGCCTCGGGCCTGGTGGAAACCCGGCACGGCATCGGCACTTTCGTACTGGCCGCGAGCAGCCCCAGCAATTTCGACATCGATCCGGAAACAGTGATCACCATGCGCGACATCCTGGCCATCCTGGAGTTGCGCATCAGCCTCGAAGCCGAAGCCGCCGGACTGGCTGCGGCGCGGCGCACCGATGCGCAACTGGAGCAGATGCGGACGGCGTTGGACGCCTTCCAGAAGAGCGCACACGAGCGCGGCGACTCGGTTGCGGCCGATGTACAGTTCCATCTGCACATCGCACAAGCCACCGGCAACCGCTATTTTGTCGACATCCTGAGCCACCTCGGCACCACCATCATTCCGCGCACCCGGATCAACTCCGCCCGGCTCGCACACGATGATCCGGCCGCCTATCTCGATCGCGTGCATCGCGAACATGAAGATATTTACAATGCGATCCTGCGCCAGGATCCAGAGACTGCACGAGCAGCGATGCGCACTCACCTGAGCAACAGCCGCGAACGCTTGCGCAAGGTTCAGGACAGCATGGTGATTGCCTCATAAGCAAGCCATGGCAACCCGTAGCACTTCATAACAACCCAACAATGATGACTCTTCTGGCCCGGCCGGCAGAGTCATCAAAGCAGGCAGGCCGCCCTCGCCGCTGAGTGGCATTTCGCAATATCCTGTGCCACCCCCCCCGCTTTTACTCCCACCCTCCGCCCACATCCGCTCGATAACAACATTTTCAGGCTTGCGCACCGCAAATCTTTGTTGTACGATGACTGATAACTTACTCGCCCGGACATCAACGCACTCGTGCGCAACAATGGTGTTCAGTTATCAACCGCAGCACTACACAATACCGAGACCATGAACTATCAAGACCTCAAACAGACTCTTTCCTCCGGCCTGCTGTCCTTTCCAATCACCGACTTCGATGCGCAAGGCAATTTCCGCCCCAGCACCTACGCAAGCCGGCTTGAGTGGCTGGCTCCTTACGGTGCGAGCGCCCTGTTTGTGGCGGGCGGCACAGGCGAATTCTTTTCGCTGACGCCATCTGAATATTCCGACGTGGTGCGCCTGGCAGTCGAAACCTGCCGCGGCAAGGTGCCGATCCTGGCCGGTGCCGGTGGCCCGACCCGCACAGCCATCGCTTTTGCACAAGAAGCAGAACGCCTGGGCGCGCACGGTATCCTGCTGATGCCGCATTACCTGACAGAAGCGTCGCAGGACGGCCTGGTGGCACACGTCGAAGCCGTCTGCAAATCGGTCAAATTCGGCGTCGTGGTGTACAACCGCGGCATCTGCCGCCTGAATGCCGATTCGATGGAGCTGCTGGCGGCGCGCTGCCCTAACCTGATCGGGTTCAAGGATGGTATCGGCGACATCGAACTGATGGTATCGATCCGCCGCCGCCTCGGCGACCGCTTGACCTATCTGGGCGGCTTGCCAACTGCAGAGCTGTTTGCTGCTCCTTACAAGGCGCTTGGCGTACCGGTCTACTCTTCGGCGGTATTCAACTTCATGCCGAAACTGGCAATCGATTTCTACAATGCGGTCAAGAACGACGACCACGCCACTACTGGCCGCCTGATCGACGACTTCTTCCTGCCTTACCTGGCAATCCGCAACAAGAAGGCCGGCTATGCCGTCAGCATCGTCAAGGCCGGTGCAACCATCGTCGGCCATGACGGCGGTCCGGTGCGCACGCCATTGATCGATCTCAACGCCGAAGAATGCGAACAACTGAAAGCACTGATCCTGGCCCAAGGGCCACAATAAGCGCGACAGGACGGCTGGCTCCACGCTACCCGTCCAGGCGCAGCTAAACGTTACAAGGCGGCCGGCATCATGCCTTGCCGCCTATATTGCGTTCATCCACAGTTACAAGGAAAAACATGAATATCACAGGTGAAATGCTCATTGGCCAATCGGCTGTACGCGGTACGGAAGGCACGTTACGCGCGATCAACCCTGCCACCAATGCAAAGATCGGCCCAGATTTCGGCGCCGGCGGCGCATCTGAAGTCGCGCGCGCCTGCATCCTCGCGCAGCAGGCTTTCGACACTTACCGCGAAACCACACCGGAACAGCGCGCGCAGTTTTTGGAAGAAATAGCGAACGGCATCCTGGCGCTCGGACCGGCGCTAATTGAACGCGCCACGCAAGAATCCGGCCTGCCGACGGCGCGCCTGGAAGGCGAACGCGGCCGCACCGTCGGCCAGTTACGCCTGTTCGCCAGCGTGGTGCGCAGCGGGCAGTATCTGAGCGCCACCCTTGATTCGGCATTGCCTGAACGGACTCCGCCGCGTGCCGATCTGCGCTTGCGCAAGATCGCTATCGGCCCGGTTGCCGTCTTTGGCGCCAGTAATTTTCCACTGGCGTTCTCTGTTGCTGGCGGCGATACCGCCGCCGCATTGGCTGCCGGCTGCCCGGTAGTGGTCAAGACGCACAACGCTCATCCCGGCACTTCGGAACTGGTAGGCCGCGTGATCCAGCAAGCTGTCGCCGCGTGCAAACTGCCGGAAGGGGTGTTCTCCCTGATCATAGGCACCGGCAATGAGGTCGGCCAGGCGTTGGTCAGCCATCCGGCGATCAAGGCGGTCGGCTTTACCGGCTCACGCCAAGGCGGCCTGGCGCTCATGCGCGCCGCCGCGCAAAGACGCGAACCGATTCCGGTGTACGCCGAAATGAGCAGCATTAATCCGATGTTCCTGCTGCCCCACGCACTGGCCGCACGGGCCACCCAAATCGGCAGTGCATTCATCGATTCACTGACCATGGGCGTCGGACAGTTCTGCACCAATCCAGGTCTGGTGATTGGCTTGGCTGGCGAACATCTGGTGCAATTCCAGGAAGCGGCACAAAAAGCGCTGCAAGCCAAGGCGGCCGGCACCATGCTGACACCTGGCATT
This DNA window, taken from Collimonas arenae, encodes the following:
- a CDS encoding FadR/GntR family transcriptional regulator, producing the protein MNTPLTPHLAPSAPRKKHRNLAQSVVANIAESIRGGSIKPGDKLPTESELMRTQGVSRTVIREAISHLQASGLVETRHGIGTFVLAASSPSNFDIDPETVITMRDILAILELRISLEAEAAGLAAARRTDAQLEQMRTALDAFQKSAHERGDSVAADVQFHLHIAQATGNRYFVDILSHLGTTIIPRTRINSARLAHDDPAAYLDRVHREHEDIYNAILRQDPETARAAMRTHLSNSRERLRKVQDSMVIAS
- a CDS encoding aldehyde dehydrogenase (NADP(+)) translates to MNITGEMLIGQSAVRGTEGTLRAINPATNAKIGPDFGAGGASEVARACILAQQAFDTYRETTPEQRAQFLEEIANGILALGPALIERATQESGLPTARLEGERGRTVGQLRLFASVVRSGQYLSATLDSALPERTPPRADLRLRKIAIGPVAVFGASNFPLAFSVAGGDTAAALAAGCPVVVKTHNAHPGTSELVGRVIQQAVAACKLPEGVFSLIIGTGNEVGQALVSHPAIKAVGFTGSRQGGLALMRAAAQRREPIPVYAEMSSINPMFLLPHALAARATQIGSAFIDSLTMGVGQFCTNPGLVIGLAGEHLVQFQEAAQKALQAKAAGTMLTPGIHSAYVDGVERMGKIAGVDTLAHGLAASAPCAAQAVLFSTDAATFLATEQLEDEIFGPSSLIVACRNEDEMRAVAEHLAGQLTATLQLDSDDHALARKLLPTLERKAGRILVNGYPTGVEVSHAMVHGGPFPATSDSRSTSVGASAIDRFVRPVCYQDIPTGLLPTALQDDNPLNLARTVNGELLLG
- the kdgD gene encoding 5-dehydro-4-deoxyglucarate dehydratase, yielding MNYQDLKQTLSSGLLSFPITDFDAQGNFRPSTYASRLEWLAPYGASALFVAGGTGEFFSLTPSEYSDVVRLAVETCRGKVPILAGAGGPTRTAIAFAQEAERLGAHGILLMPHYLTEASQDGLVAHVEAVCKSVKFGVVVYNRGICRLNADSMELLAARCPNLIGFKDGIGDIELMVSIRRRLGDRLTYLGGLPTAELFAAPYKALGVPVYSSAVFNFMPKLAIDFYNAVKNDDHATTGRLIDDFFLPYLAIRNKKAGYAVSIVKAGATIVGHDGGPVRTPLIDLNAEECEQLKALILAQGPQ